The genomic stretch ACCCCGGTCAACTTTCCGGCGGCCAGCAGCAACGGGTTGCGATTGCTCGAGCCCTGGCAATGAATCCCAAAGTTATGCTCTTCGACGAACCAACTTCGGCGCTGGATCCTGAAATGATTAAAGAAGTTCTCGACGTCATGGCTGCTCTCGCCGCAGAAGGCATGACCATGGTGGTAGTCTCCCACGAGATGGGCTTCGCCCGCGCCGCCGCTGACCGGATGATCTTCATGGATGAAGGCCAGATAGTAGAAATGGCCACCCCGCATGATTTCTTTGCCAATCCCAAGCAGGAGAGATCACGGGCGTTTTTATCTAAGGTATTGCATATCCATTAAGGAAATCCCACACCCGTCGTCGCGAGATGGCTGCCAGCCGATGATGCAATCGCTCTCTCGTTATAGGGGACTCGCGTGAATAAAATCCTCAAAATGGAACTCCTCGGCATCCTCTTCGTCTTTACTCTCGGAGCGTTGCTGCATTTTGTTTTTGAGTGGTCGGGTGAATCGCCACTGGCTGGCGCCTTTGCCTCAGTCAATGAAAGCGTCTGGGAGCACTTCAAACAGGGTTTCTGGCCTACGGTGCTCTGGGCAGCCATCGAGCACCGCTTTTTCCGGGATATGCTCAATAATTTCCTGACCGCCAAGGCAGTCGCCTCTTATCTTATTCCTGCCGTCACGGCGCTTATCTTTTACTCCTACACCGCGGCCACCGGTGAGGAAATCCTGATCGTGGACATCTTCATTTTCGCTGTGGCTATCGGCATCGGGCAGATGGTCAGCTATAAGATATTGATCTCGAGCGGGTTGCCCGGCTATATGAATTGGGTCTCTGGGGCAATGATAATCGCGTTGGCGGCAGCACTGGTGCTGTTCACGTTTTTACCCCCGGAACTGCCGATTTTCCGTGACCCGACAGGTACCTATGGCATTCCGCTCGGCGCGCGCTAAACGGACTTCGACCGGGGGCACCTTCGTCGCCGGGGGAGAAGACATCCTCTATCTTCACCTTGAACAATCCCGGTATCTTGAACGCCAGCCCCAGCGATGGATGAAATCCCTGACAGAATCCGTCTAAATGCGTTATTAGGAATATGAAGAATGAAGACGGTCAAATCAATGGGCAACTGATCAATATCCGGGAGGCCAGCGAGTTGCTCAATGTCTCAATCAACACGCTCAGACGTTGGGGAGATAAGGGAAAGATAGATTGCTGGCGAATTTCATCGCGCGGTGACCGCAGATTCAGGCGGGAAGACATTGAACGAATGGCGTGGAAATCCTTCGCCAGTTCCGCCGATGGAGTCTCTTCATAGCCGGATGCATCCCGGATTCATGACCTATACCTCGGCCTCATAAAGCAAATAGTGGCTGCGCTGCATGCCCAGGGCTTCATAGGTATGCTGAGCGGCTACATTTTCCCGGTCGACATACAGCCGGATTTCCCGTACTCCACCATCGTTTTGTGCGGATGTCTTCACGAATTCATATAATTTGCGATATAGCCCCCGGCGGCGGTACGCTTTGGAAACGTAGACGCTTTGTATCCACCAGATGACGCCATTGCGCCAGTCGCTCCATTCGTAGGTGATCATTGTCTGGGCCGCTGGTTTACCCTCGATCTCGGCGATGATATAGAAGCCGAATTCCGAGTGTTCCAGAAAGTGCCGGACGCCATCCGTAACGGTGGTTTCCTGCAAACGCCGGTCCTCGGTTTCGGAGGCGAGCGCGATATTGTATTCGGCGATGGTCGGGACGTCCCGGGGGTTGGCGCGGCGGATACTGACGGTGGTGGTCATAAACGGTCCTTTCGGGTTCATGATCGTTCATTTTGATCTTTTTGATTTAGCCAATGATGCTACCACAATGCCGTGGATATGTCCTAATTTATCCGTAATAATTGGCTGTTGACAATGGCATAGCAATGCGATATGCTGATTATTAGTTGTTCAGTTCGTGTCATTAGTACCACGCCCCAAGCCCAAGTATGGATGACCGCAACTCTCACAACGAGTATTAAGAGAGGAGGTCATTCAATGGCTCTACAGGACAAGCAGATCCAGTGTTCCGATTGCGGAACCAGCTTCACATTCAGCGCCGCGGACCAGGAATTTTTCCAGTCCAAGGGTTACACCAATGAACCCAAGCGCTGTGCTCCTTGTCGTTCCGCTCGCAAAACCGAGCGCGGCGGCAGCACCGGCGGTTTCGGCGGCGGTCGCTCATCCCAGATGTACCCGGCCGTTTGTGCCGCTTGCGGCCAGAACACCCAGGTACCCTTCCAGCCCCGCGGCGACAAGCCGGTTTACTGCAGCGATTGTTTCCGCAAAGTCGGTTCCAACCGCTAAGTAAAAAACAATCCAATTAACAAAGCGCCCCGAGAAATCGGGGCGCTTTGCTTTTGTTCTTCCCTTGGGTCTAATACCACGATCCTTGCGTCGTCAGGTTCCCATGGTAGTACGGGCATCCCTGCCCGTACTATGACAGGCAGGGATGCTTTTCATACCGTTCCGATCAACGGTTTTACCAATACCCAACGCTTGCGCCGGGGAGATGTCATTTTTTAGCAGGGGTTGAGGCCAGCTTATCCTGGAGCGAGGATGATGACTCCTGCAAGGCGGCGCGGATCTGTTTGGCCAGCGCTAAAGCCTCATCGGCGATCGCCTGCACTTTGGCGATATGCTCCGCGGCTACGCGGGCAGCTTCACCGGCGGCTTTTTCACCGGCTAACTGGGCTGCCGCGGCGGCATCCCGGGCTGTCTTGGCGGCGGCGTCCGCCAGCCTGATGCTGTCGTCGATCTCATCGAGGATCTGCGGCAGCGGTTTGGACATGATCCTGCTGGCAATTGTTTGGTCGGCCATCTATATCCTCCGTTGTTGCTTCTTCAGCTTGATTTCCATGATATTATAGACCCATTGCCGGATGAAAGTAAGTCTGATTACCCGGTATTGGGTGACATAAAATAATAACTATCGATGTTGCTACAATCTGATCTCAATGATCTGATTAGCCAGCGGTGTTTCGCTTCTGGTAGTCACCCGGATATAGTTGTCGCTGTAACCCACCCATTCATCGCCTTCTTTATTTTCGAATAGGACATCAAGTGCCCGTCCATGGAACCGGCGCTTGAACTCCGCCTCACAATGGTGTCCCAGCCGGAGCAGGCGGTCCACCCGCACTTTGACGATCCTGCTGTCAATTCTGTCCGGCATCAATTCGGCGACAGTGCCGGGGCGGGGGGAGTACGGGAACACATGTAACCGGGAGAACTCCAGGGATTCGATGAAACGGTAACTTTCTTCAAATTCCGCTTCGGACTCACCCGGGAAACCGGCGATTATATCGGTGGTGATGGCGACGTCCGGGATGTGTGATCGTATCTGTTCGACGATGCCGCGGTAGCGGGCTGTGTCGTAACGCCGGCGCATGCGGCCGAGCACGGAGTCGGAGCCGCTTTGAAGAGACAGGTGAAAGTGGCGGCACAGGCGTCGGTCCCGCCACAGGCCGATAAGTTCCGGCGTTACTTCCTGGGGTTGCAGTGATGATATGCGTATTCGTTCGATCGATGTCTGATCGAGGATCCGCCTGAGCAGTGTTTCGAGGCTGTGCCCATCGTTCGTATACTCGCCGATTTCGGTGCCGGTCAGGACGATTTCCCGGCAGCCTTCGGCCTGGCGTCGCATGACCTCGTCGATAACGGCGTCAGGCGGAACACAACTTTTAACCGGGCGCACCAGCGGCACGATGCAATAAGAACAACGGTGGTCACAGCCGTCCTGTATCTTGATCAGCGACCTGTTGCGGGACGGATCGCTTGAATCGGGTTCAAGCATCGGCAGGAAACCCAGGCGCTTGAGTTCTGCGACCATGCTTTGTTTAGCCGCGTTCCCCGGTACCGCCCGGACGTTCGGCAGGGTCAGTAGAGATACCCCTGCCGTCTCGGCGTAGCACCCGGCGACGATAACGGATATACCGGGATTATGCTTGACCGCGTTCCGGACAGCCTGTCGCGCTTTCCTGTCGGCGATATGGGTGACGGTGCAGGTGTTGAGGATGAGGACATCCGCGGATTCAACGGCGCCTATCACCTGGTAGCCCGCTGCCGAAAGATTACGCCATAGGGTCTCCGATTCAGCCTGGTTCAGTTTGCAGCCGAGAGTTTCGATGATGACACGGGTCATACGGCATATTG from Dehalogenimonas sp. THU2 encodes the following:
- a CDS encoding DUF6512 family protein, producing MNKILKMELLGILFVFTLGALLHFVFEWSGESPLAGAFASVNESVWEHFKQGFWPTVLWAAIEHRFFRDMLNNFLTAKAVASYLIPAVTALIFYSYTAATGEEILIVDIFIFAVAIGIGQMVSYKILISSGLPGYMNWVSGAMIIALAAALVLFTFLPPELPIFRDPTGTYGIPLGAR
- a CDS encoding helix-turn-helix domain-containing protein translates to MKNEDGQINGQLINIREASELLNVSINTLRRWGDKGKIDCWRISSRGDRRFRREDIERMAWKSFASSADGVSS
- a CDS encoding GNAT family N-acetyltransferase gives rise to the protein MNPKGPFMTTTVSIRRANPRDVPTIAEYNIALASETEDRRLQETTVTDGVRHFLEHSEFGFYIIAEIEGKPAAQTMITYEWSDWRNGVIWWIQSVYVSKAYRRRGLYRKLYEFVKTSAQNDGGVREIRLYVDRENVAAQHTYEALGMQRSHYLLYEAEV
- a CDS encoding CxxC-x17-CxxC domain-containing protein — encoded protein: MALQDKQIQCSDCGTSFTFSAADQEFFQSKGYTNEPKRCAPCRSARKTERGGSTGGFGGGRSSQMYPAVCAACGQNTQVPFQPRGDKPVYCSDCFRKVGSNR
- the mtaB gene encoding tRNA (N(6)-L-threonylcarbamoyladenosine(37)-C(2))-methylthiotransferase MtaB, whose amino-acid sequence is MTRVIIETLGCKLNQAESETLWRNLSAAGYQVIGAVESADVLILNTCTVTHIADRKARQAVRNAVKHNPGISVIVAGCYAETAGVSLLTLPNVRAVPGNAAKQSMVAELKRLGFLPMLEPDSSDPSRNRSLIKIQDGCDHRCSYCIVPLVRPVKSCVPPDAVIDEVMRRQAEGCREIVLTGTEIGEYTNDGHSLETLLRRILDQTSIERIRISSLQPQEVTPELIGLWRDRRLCRHFHLSLQSGSDSVLGRMRRRYDTARYRGIVEQIRSHIPDVAITTDIIAGFPGESEAEFEESYRFIESLEFSRLHVFPYSPRPGTVAELMPDRIDSRIVKVRVDRLLRLGHHCEAEFKRRFHGRALDVLFENKEGDEWVGYSDNYIRVTTRSETPLANQIIEIRL